Proteins from one Cryptomeria japonica chromosome 4, Sugi_1.0, whole genome shotgun sequence genomic window:
- the LOC131875092 gene encoding disease resistance protein At4g27190-like: MAVHVAEIDQNGLFRAGQSLTEFPSSAFKNVQWVRMSLMHNRISFLPHEIFCSNLVTLLLNSNTIEEVLEGFSETLNELKLTGLQELDMWKTLFAFSLEFETSEELKKASLQDVCKLHRLKRLRLTLKSPIEERTVGNLLEIQELWLLWMPQVHQKHLPTDIRAMQNLERLHLYDCHIEGSPDLFSELENLNYLKLKSSQLLLTLSGLGLGCLYNLKEIEIEECPLLTELGEEFGRKGCFPRLRELKLWILPSLESLSNSVEKGALPMLQTLAIFHCIKVKVLPWGLDNVESLEQIRGDNKWWNEISWEDEEMKNHLHAKYVEIVEIHDYYLV; the protein is encoded by the exons ATGGCAGTACACGTCGCTGAGATCGACCAGAATGGCTTGTTCCGTGCAGGTCAGAGTTTAACAGAGTTTCCATCCTCTGCATTTAAAAATGTACAATGGGTGAGGATGTCACTAATGCATAATCGCATCAGTTTTCTGCCTCACGAGATTTTTTGCAGCAACCTGGTGACTCTGTTGTTGAACTCGAATACGATTGAAGAGGTTCTGGAAGGCTTTTCGGAGACGCTGAATGAGTTAAAG CTCACTGGTTTGCAAGAGCTTGATATGTGGAAGACGTTGTTTGCATTTTCATTGGAGTTCGAAACAAGTGAAGAATTAAAGAAGGCCTCTTTGCAAGATGTATGCAAACTCCATCGTCTCAAACGTCTGCGTCTAACGCTAAAATCCCCAATTGAGGAGAGAACTGTGGGGAATCTATTGGAAATTCAAGAACTTTGGCTACTTTGGATGCCCCAAGTCCATCAAAAACATCTACCCACTGACATCCGGGCCATGCAAAACTTGGAGAGGCTCCACCTGTATGACTGTCACATTGAGGGGAGCCCTGATTTATTCTCAGAATTAGAAAATCTCAACTACTTAAAGCTCAAATCTTCCCAATTACTGCTAACTCTTTCCGGATTAGGGTTGGGCTGTTTATACAATCTGAAGGAAATAGAGATTGAGGAATGTCCTCTGCTCACGGAATTGGGAGAAGAATTTGGGAGGAAAGGCTGCTTTCCAAGGCTGCGCGAGCTCAAACTGTGGATATTACCTTCTCTGGAGAGTCTGTCGAATTCTGTTGAAAAGGGGGCTCTCCCCATGTTGCAGACTTTGGCTATATTCCATTGCATTAAGGTTAAAGTACTGCCATGGGGACTTGATAATGTCGAGTCTCTGGAACAGATCAGAGGAGATAACAAATGGTGGAATGAAATTAGCTGGGAAGATGAAGAGATGAAGAACCATCTTCATGCTAAGTACGTGGAAATCGTGGAAATCCATGATTATTATCTTGTTTAA
- the LOC131077692 gene encoding probable disease resistance protein At5g43740, protein MDSISGRMKEILSSRLQAIVKEIKHLTSVPNDAERLRHEIDRVKGIVDHINSGLSWKGRQPLAVVRQWVSTQEQIVKSAEEVILQYEENKNRRLCCCCPHCCLVKRSSRKIRNALAEIDELLKMKDSDFPKNGDLGEPPETLLRPMENELVGTFVQEKLSELMTLVLQDDSVRVVGVYGMPGLGKTSLLKQIYNNEKVVNFFKLVIWVTVSRESDICALQRRIFERIELPWRSNLSIEDAAGVLQSVFKDRRLLLILDDVRRSIDVSNLGVSLSEDTIKVVLTSSDKKVCKGMKADKIIAMKHMTEEEGWELFCRGGFVAGEDQNMDSEIEQLARGVAKECKGNPMAIKMLARTMPQLHSSALSEWECILKEIKSIDPQFYRIDEEILGELFAPLKHSYDALETDELRLCFLYLAAYREDEDIDADQLI, encoded by the coding sequence ATGGACTCCATTAGTGGAAGAATGAAAGAGATTTTAAGCAGTCGCTTGCAGGCAATCGTGAAAGAGATTAAGCACCTAACTAGTGTACCAAACGATGCCGAGCGCCTCCGCCATGAGATAGATCGTGTGAAGGGAATAGTCGATCATATTAACAGTGGGTTAAGTTGGAAAGGTCGACAGCCTTTGGCAGTGGTGAGGCAATGGGTGAGCACACAAGAGCAAATCGTCAAATCTGCTGAAGAGGTTATTCTCCAGTACGAAGAAAACAAGAACCGTCGCTTGTGTTGTTGCTGCCCTCACTGTTGCCTTGTCAAAAGATCCAGTCGAAAGATCCGTAATGCTCTAGCGGAGATAGATGAGCTTCTGAAGATGAAAGATTCAGATTTTCCTAAGAATGGAGACCTTGGAGAGCCTCCGGAGACCCTGCTGCGGCCCATGGAGAATGAGCTTGTTGGAACATTTGTTCAGGAGAAACTGTCGGAGCTGATGACGTTGGTGCTGCAAGATGACTCTGTTCGTGTCGTTGGCGTCTATGGAATGCCAGGCTTGGGAAAGACGTCGCTGCTCAAACAAATCTACAACAATGAAAAGGTAGTCAATTTCTTTAAGCTTGTGATCTGGGTTACTGTGTCCAGAGAATCCGATATCTGTGCTCTCCAGAGGCGTATTTTTGAGAGAATTGAGTTGCCTTGGCGATCCAATTTGAGCATTGAGGACGCCGCAGGGGTGTTGCAATCGGTTTTCAAGGACAGGCGACTGTTGCTCATTTTGGACGATGTGCGGAGAAGCATAGATGTTTCTAATTTGGGAGTTTCTCTTTCTGAGGATACTATAAAAGTTGTACTGACTTCCAGCGATAAAAAGGTGTGCAAGGGCATGAAAGCTGACAAAATTATCGCAATGAAGCATATGACGGAGGAAGAAGGTTGGGAGCTTTTCTGCAGAGGAGGCTTCGTAGCTGGCGAGGATCAGAATATGGATAGCGAGATAGAGCAGTTGGCCAGAGGCGTTGCAAAGGAGTGTAAAGGGAATCCCATGGCCATTAAAATGCTTGCTCGGACAATGCCACAGCTTCACAGCAGTGCCTTGTCGGAATGGGAATGCATTCTTAAGGAAATAAAGTCGATCGATCCCCAGTTTTATCGCATTGATGAAGAAATTCTGGGGGAATTATTCGCCCCACTGAAGCACAGCTACGATGCTCTGGAAACAGATGAGCTCAGGCTTTGTTTCCTGTACTTGGCAGCTTATAGAGAAGACGAGGATATCGACGCGGATCAATTGATATAA